The uncultured Celeribacter sp. genome includes the window GATGATCGCGTCATCCATGCGGTCGCCGCCGACGCGCACAGAACGGGCATAGACGATGTCGCCTAGCGACAGAACGGCCACCTCGGTGGTCCCGCCGCCGATGTCGACGACCATGTTGCCGGTCGGGTCGGTGATCGGCATCCCTGCGCCGATGGCGGCAGCAATCGGTTCCGCGATCAGTCCGGCGCGGCGTGCGCCAGCGGACAGGACAGACTGACGGATCGCGCGTTTTTCGACCGGGGTTGCGCCATGGGGCACGCAGACGATGATTTTGGGCTTAGAGAAGGTCGTGCGTTTGTGGACCTTGCGGATGAAGTGCTTGATCATCTCTTCAGCGGTATCGAAGTCGGCGATGACGCCTTCACGCATCGGGCGGATGGCTTCGATCGAGCCGGGGGTCTTGCCGAGCATGTGCTTGGCATCTTCGCCCACGGCCAACACCTGTTTGCGCCCGTCTTTCACATGGTAGGCCACTACGGAGGGCTCATTCAGGATGATCCCTTTGCCTTTGACATAGACCAGCGTGTTCGCTGTGCCCAGGTCGATTGCCATGTCGGATGAGAAGATCCCCGAAAATCCCGCCATAATTGTTCCTATTGCCCCGTCGTGCCGCACTGGGGAGAATCCCCCTGTATCGGCAGACTTATAGGGGGCGGCGGGCCTGTGGAAAAGGGGGCGTGCCAGTGGAAGTGGCAAAGTCCCGCCGTCTTTTGCGCTTTGGGGCGATAAACGGCGAGGCTTTGCCACGAAAAGGGGCGCGAAAGATCCCTTCGCGCCCCGATCGGTTTGCTGATGATCCGTGGCTTAGCCCGCGTCGGTGTATTTCACCGTTTTGACATCCGCGTCCGGGGCCGATTTTTCACGGCGCACCAAGAGGCGGTTCAGCGCATTGACATAGGCCTTGGCCGAGGCCACGACCGTGTCGGTGTCGCTGGACTGACCGGTTGAGATCTTGCCGTCTTCCTCCAGACGCACGGACACGGTCGCCTGTGCGTCGGTGCCTTCAGTCACGGCCTGCACCTGATAGAGTTGCAGCCGCGCAGAGGTCGGGAAGATGGCCTTGATCGCCTTGAAGGTGGCATCGACGGGGCCGTCGCCCTGCATGGTGATCTGCTTTTCTTCACCGTCGACGATCAGCGTCATATCGGCAGATTGCGGCGCTTCGGTGCCGCAGATCACACGCAGGAATTTCACCTTTATGCGTTCGTTCTGCTCGGCTGCGCCTGCGTCCTGCAGCAGGGCGATCAGGTCGTCGTCATAGACTTCCTTTTTGCGGTCGGCGAGATCCTTGAACCGCACGAAAACATCCTTGAGCTGGTTGTCGGCCAGCGCATAGCCCAGATCGCCCAGCTTGGCGCGCAGCGCGGCACGGCCGGAGTGCTTGCCCAGCGGCAGCGAGGTGCCGGCGAGGCCGACGTCCTGCGGGCGCATGATCTCGAAAGTTTCCTTGTTCTTCAGCATCCCATCCTGGTGGATGCCACTTTCATGGGCGAAGGCGTTCTTGCCGACGATCGCCTTGTTGGGCTGAACCGCAAAGCCCGACACCTGCGATACGCGGCGGGAGATGCCGATGATCTTGGAAGTGTCGATGCCGGTGCTGTAGGGCATGATGTCGTTGCGCACTTTCAGGGCCATGACGACCTCTTCCAGCGCGGTGTTGCCGGCGCGTTCGCCCAGACCATTGATCGTACATTCGATCTGGCGTGCCCCTGCTTCGACGGCGGCGAGCGAGTTGGCGGTCGCCATCCCCAGATCGTTGTGGCAATGGGTGGCGAAGATCACCTCATCTGCGCCCGGCACCCGTTCCAGCAACATACGGATGATGTCGGCGCTTTCGCGTGGCGTGGTGTAGCCGACCGTATCGGGGATGTTGATCGTGGTGGCCCCGGCCTTGATCGCGATTTCGACCACGCGGCAGAGGTAGTCATGTTCTGTGCGGATTGCATCCATCGGCGACCATTGCACGTTGTCCGTCAGGTTGCGGGCATGAGACACGGTGTCGTGGACCTTGTTGGCCATTTCGTCCATCGACAGCGCCGTGATGTCACGGTGCAGCGGCGACGTGCCGATAAAGGTGTGAATGCGTGGGCGGGCGGCGTGTTTGATCGCTTCCATGCAGCGGTCGATGTCTTTGTAGTTGGCGCGCGCCAGACCGCAGATCACCGAGTTCTTCGCGTTTTTGGCGATGTCGCTTACGGCTTCGAAATCGCCTTCTGAGGCGATCGGGAAGCCTGCTTCGATGATGTCCACGCCCATTTCGTCGAGCATCGCGGCGATTTCCACTTTCTCATTGTGGCTCATCGTGGCGCCCGGGGATTGTTCGCCGTCACGCAGGGTCGTGTCGAAAATCAGGACGCGGTCCTGTTTGGAAGTCTCGGTCATAGTGAAATCTCTCTTAAAGTCCTTAGCGATGGGGATCGGCGCATCTGGTCACCTCTGAGCCTCGCGCCGACGGCACGCTCAGAGGCAGCTAAGGAGAAGAAGGTCACGACGAAGGGCTGCGCCGGAGCGCAGGGGCAGGATCGAAGTATGTGCCTGTGTCGTCATAGCGCTGGACTATACCGGGTGGCTTCGCAATGAAAACCCC containing:
- a CDS encoding rod shape-determining protein, which produces MAGFSGIFSSDMAIDLGTANTLVYVKGKGIILNEPSVVAYHVKDGRKQVLAVGEDAKHMLGKTPGSIEAIRPMREGVIADFDTAEEMIKHFIRKVHKRTTFSKPKIIVCVPHGATPVEKRAIRQSVLSAGARRAGLIAEPIAAAIGAGMPITDPTGNMVVDIGGGTTEVAVLSLGDIVYARSVRVGGDRMDDAIIAYLRRQQNLLIGEGTAERIKTSIGTARMPDDGRGSVLTIRGRDLLNGVPKEIEINQAQVAEALAEPVQQICEAVMAALETTPPDLAADIVDRGVMLTGGGALLGELDLALREQTGLAISVADESLNCVALGTGKALEYEKQLRHVIDYDS
- a CDS encoding 2-isopropylmalate synthase, with the translated sequence MTETSKQDRVLIFDTTLRDGEQSPGATMSHNEKVEIAAMLDEMGVDIIEAGFPIASEGDFEAVSDIAKNAKNSVICGLARANYKDIDRCMEAIKHAARPRIHTFIGTSPLHRDITALSMDEMANKVHDTVSHARNLTDNVQWSPMDAIRTEHDYLCRVVEIAIKAGATTINIPDTVGYTTPRESADIIRMLLERVPGADEVIFATHCHNDLGMATANSLAAVEAGARQIECTINGLGERAGNTALEEVVMALKVRNDIMPYSTGIDTSKIIGISRRVSQVSGFAVQPNKAIVGKNAFAHESGIHQDGMLKNKETFEIMRPQDVGLAGTSLPLGKHSGRAALRAKLGDLGYALADNQLKDVFVRFKDLADRKKEVYDDDLIALLQDAGAAEQNERIKVKFLRVICGTEAPQSADMTLIVDGEEKQITMQGDGPVDATFKAIKAIFPTSARLQLYQVQAVTEGTDAQATVSVRLEEDGKISTGQSSDTDTVVASAKAYVNALNRLLVRREKSAPDADVKTVKYTDAG